The Geomonas agri genome contains the following window.
AAAAAGACGGTCTTGCCGCGCTCTTTGAGCTCGCGGATGATATCCTTCACCAGCGCCCGACCGATCGGGTCCAGGCCGCTCATCGGCTCGTCGAGAACATATACCGCTGGATCATGTATCAGCGTCTGGGCCAGACCCAGCCGCTGCACCATCCCCTTGCTGTAGCTACGGATCGGGCGTTTGCGGGCCTCCAAAAGATCGAGACGCTCCAGGACTTCGCCACTTCTGGTGGAAATTTCGGCCGGGGACATTTTGAAGCTCTTGCCGACAAAGCGCAAGTACTCTTCGCCGGTGAGAAAATCATAAAAAGAGGGATTCTCGGGGAGAAAGCCCACCTCGGAACGGGAAGATTTCTCGGTGACGTCGACCCCCATGATCCGAGCGGAGCCGGAGGTGCTGCGGATAAGGCCCAGCAAAATCTTGATCGAAGTGCTTTTGCCAGCACCGTTGGGACCGAGAAAGCCGAACACCTCGCCCTGGTCAACCTGCAGTGACAGGGATTTCAATGCGTTGACGGTGACCTTCTTTTTCCCCTGGAATACCTTGTTTAATTCGTTGAATTCTATCGCGTGCATTTCCGCCTCGGACCTCGACTCATTTTTTCACACCGGAGAAAGAGAAACCGCTCGTAGAGCTGATGCTGCCATCACTTTGCAGGATGAATTTCCCGCCATACGGATCCCTGGGAAGCGCACGCAAAAAGCCCTCACGCACCAAGATCTCCAGTGATGCGGGCAGTACACCGCGCTGCTTTACAAAAGCATCGCGCGCCTTTTCCAGCTCCAGCACCCTGATGAAGGCTGACTGGCGGATAAGGAGCGACTTTTTCACGCCCTGGTCACGCGAGTTTCTCGCCATGTTGCCGAGGTAGACAATGGCCATTTCGGTACTGCCGGAACGCTGCATGTAACGACCAGCCAAATTGATAAACATGTTATTGCCGCTCAGGTCCGCCGCACGGCGGTAGTATTTGGCGGCACGTCCATAGTCCTTCAGGAAATAGGCATAGTTGAATCCGACAAAGTAGGGAAGCTGCCAGTCCCAGTCACGATATTCCATGCCGCGCTCCAAGAACATGTTGGCAAGAGCGACCTGCCCTACGTTCCAGGTGAGAATGGCCTGGGCGAAATAGTAGCCATCCATGTTGTAGGGGTCCAGCTTCAGGCTCGCATCGATGGTGCGCGACATGGCGGGGTAATCAACCGGCATCTCCAGTTCGTTGTTTGCCTTCTCCACCAGCCCGCCGTAATACATCAGGACCTTCAGCATCAATAAGGCCCCGACTGTTTCCCGGTGATCGGCCGACATGACCTTCATGGTGTTGACGCTCGGTACATACCCGAGTTTTTCCACGAATGGCTTGCTTCTCATGTAATCGGCAAGAGCGAAGACGACAACCAAATAGCCCGCCAGGAGCATGGGGACAACAAGAAAAAGTTTCCGCACCGTTTTGGGCATCATTTCATCTCGCGTCGGGTGAAAATAACCGTTGCCAAGATCACCAGCAGGGTCGTGTAGATGCAGAAGTACATGACAGGAAGGGCCACGGCTTTCATCGACAGGGGAATCCCGTAAATGGCGTTGATCCTGAGGTTGAAGGCGCTGAAATTGGGCAGCAGGTAGTAGAGAAACGAGGCCGCCTGTTTAACCACTGGAGACAACGTCTTGGCCAGTGGAGAATGGACATAGTCGTAGGCCTGCTGAGAGGCGTTTCCGGCAAGAAACACGGAAATGGTGCCAAAAATGGGGAGAAAAAACGAGGTACTGACCGTGGAAAACAAAAAGGCGTAGGCGACCAGCATGACGTATTTCAACAGATCGGCCCCAATACACAAAACCAGATTAATCCAGACGATAGGTCGATCAGCAGGATAAATTCCCGAGGCGAGCCAGATCATGCAGCACGCGACCGTGCCAAGCACGAGCGTCGCCAGGAGCAAAAACAGGGCAACCGCTACGAATTTACCCACGAGGTAGGCACTGCGACTGAGCGGAAGACTGAGTACGCTGTAGGTATAACGCCGCTCGATATCCTTCCACAGCGAGGTAGCGCCCAGGGAGACTGACAGCAGGAGAAGAATTACAGAAAGCAGAGAAAGCGACAAGGTAATCGAGAGCTCAGTCACTTGCCGCATGGAAAGTGAGCTGACCGAAGGGATTAGCACGAACAACAGGGCAACGACTACAATGCCGTGAAAAACCCTGTCCCGAAAGATCGCACGCAGGTTAACAGCAACTGTGTTGAGCATACCGCTTATCAGCGCTCCTCATTTTAAAAAGGGATAGTGAGCCACAGGCGGACAAAAAAATCCGGTCTACGATAGAAAACGGGATGCCGAAGCATCCCGTTCTCCGTGAATCCAATCGGTACCAGTTCGGCTTAGTAGGCAGTCCAACCGGTGGTGATGAAGTTGGAGTTGTTCAAGAGAGTGCCGAAAACAGCCGGATCAAGGATGGTCCCGCTGGCATTTTGCTTGAAGTAGATGGTGGTCGAATCGTTCGCGGTGCCGAATACCTTCGAGCCGTCTACATGCTTGGTGCCGATCGCGTAGCTGGAGCTCTGACCGGTACCCTGGTTGGTGGTGTCATAGTTGACGATAGCGCTTACTTTGGAAGACAGCTTGATCAGCGGGCTTTTAGCGTCGGTAGCATTCTGCTGGGTGTTGCCGCCATAGATAGAAACGGCGGGACCGGTTACGGCATGGCTGCCGAGAACGGTGCCGGCAGTACCCTGGCCGGCGAAAGCGTATGACGAAGCGAACGAAAGCGAGAGCAGCGTTAAGGCGAGAACCTTTTTCATTTTATCCTCCGATTAGCAGATCTGGTTATTGGTATTAGTTGTATTCGTAGTATGCCGGGTAGGTCTGCACGTCAGCATAGTACGCTTCCTGTCCGGTTTTCCAGTTCTTCAGGTCGGAGTTGGAAGCAGCGTTGAAGGCCTTCTCGCGGTAAGCGGAGAACTGCGGAATCGCGATGGCGGCCAGGATGCCGATGATCGCGACGACGATCAAGAGCTCGATCAGGGTGAAGCCTTTGTTGCTTCTGATTTTGTTTAACATTTGTTTCTCCTTTTCGTTGATGGATTGCCGATTGATAGATCTGGGTAGATCATCGGTACCGCAAGACGTGCTCTAGAGAGCAACATGTAGGCCAAAACCAAGAAAAAGAGATAAACAGAGTAAATAGAAAGACTTTGCATCAACAGCCGGATCGGATACAAAAGCCCAAAAACGTCACAGCGACAATTTTGGCAACCAGATGGTGACGTTTTTTGTCAGTCACTCTTCATCCATGCCGAACTTTGC
Protein-coding sequences here:
- a CDS encoding ABC transporter permease subunit; this translates as MLNTVAVNLRAIFRDRVFHGIVVVALLFVLIPSVSSLSMRQVTELSITLSLSLLSVILLLLSVSLGATSLWKDIERRYTYSVLSLPLSRSAYLVGKFVAVALFLLLATLVLGTVACCMIWLASGIYPADRPIVWINLVLCIGADLLKYVMLVAYAFLFSTVSTSFFLPIFGTISVFLAGNASQQAYDYVHSPLAKTLSPVVKQAASFLYYLLPNFSAFNLRINAIYGIPLSMKAVALPVMYFCIYTTLLVILATVIFTRREMK
- a CDS encoding ABC transporter ATP-binding protein translates to MHAIEFNELNKVFQGKKKVTVNALKSLSLQVDQGEVFGFLGPNGAGKSTSIKILLGLIRSTSGSARIMGVDVTEKSSRSEVGFLPENPSFYDFLTGEEYLRFVGKSFKMSPAEISTRSGEVLERLDLLEARKRPIRSYSKGMVQRLGLAQTLIHDPAVYVLDEPMSGLDPIGRALVKDIIRELKERGKTVFFSTHITADVEAVCDRVGVINKGVLLAVDTVSGILERGVEGYTVRLLNPDGTTEERVVAKADLQDFIERSIEQRCSIERVEPKRKDMEAFFLEMVSSKQTSG
- a CDS encoding type IV pilin protein; protein product: MLNKIRSNKGFTLIELLIVVAIIGILAAIAIPQFSAYREKAFNAASNSDLKNWKTGQEAYYADVQTYPAYYEYN